One segment of Streptomyces sp. TG1A-8 DNA contains the following:
- a CDS encoding transposase has product MGRSPHSGRLSAAAEQQCLATLAALRDDVRADVAERLGPGGVLIIDDTGFIKKGTTSAGGSVGGTHRHLRKNRQLSDRRVRRLRHQLRPGLGGPGQLCLPKAWTSDRDRCRAAKIPDGRGFATKGEPRPDIVRRRLAAGLPASWVTADGAYGQELASSAACSSRRASATWWRCPSPSRSSPWPASGASTISSMKYPT; this is encoded by the coding sequence ATGGGCAGGTCACCGCACTCCGGACGGCTTTCAGCGGCTGCTGAACAGCAGTGTCTGGCGACGCTGGCCGCCCTGCGTGACGACGTCCGTGCCGACGTCGCCGAACGGCTCGGACCGGGCGGTGTGCTGATCATCGACGACACGGGATTCATCAAGAAGGGCACCACCTCAGCCGGGGGCTCAGTGGGCGGTACGCACCGGCACCTCAGGAAAAATCGACAACTGTCAGATCGGCGTGTTCGCCGCCTACGCCACCAGCTCAGGCCGGGCCTTGGTGGACCGGGGCAGCTCTGCCTGCCCAAAGCCTGGACGTCCGACCGTGACCGCTGCCGGGCGGCCAAGATCCCCGACGGGCGAGGCTTTGCGACCAAGGGGGAGCCTCGCCCGGACATCGTCCGCCGCCGCCTGGCCGCCGGCCTGCCGGCGTCGTGGGTGACCGCGGATGGGGCCTACGGGCAGGAGCTGGCATCTTCCGCCGCCTGCTCGAGCAGACGGGCGTCGGCTACGTGGTGGCGGTGCCCAAGTCCCAGCAGATCAAGTCCCTGGCCGGCATCTGGCGCATCGACCATCTCATCGATGAAGTACCCGACATGA
- a CDS encoding IS5 family transposase yields the protein MGVGLSQRLVPDELWSLVAPLLPSFASRPQGGGTAPVDERAVFTAVVYVLTSGCVWRHLPETFGVSPATAHRRFSAWTKDGLWRRLHQAVLDELGARGEVDWTSVIVDAASVRAKKGIADRAQSGRPGQEGQQLSRPVRRPGPPSRPWRLGANVHDSQALLPLVLGIPAVRSRRGPRRRSPGRLRADKAYHSAERLRWLRERGIVPRIARPGIESGERLGRHRWKIERTISWLFVRLPPPHPPATERKGSHFLAFLGLAAVLTC from the coding sequence ATGGGTGTTGGTTTGTCGCAGCGGTTGGTTCCTGACGAACTCTGGTCGCTCGTGGCACCGTTGCTGCCTTCGTTCGCTTCCCGTCCGCAAGGCGGAGGCACGGCCCCGGTGGATGAGCGAGCGGTGTTCACGGCCGTGGTGTACGTGCTGACCAGCGGCTGCGTCTGGCGGCATCTGCCGGAGACGTTCGGCGTCTCACCGGCCACCGCCCACCGCCGGTTCTCCGCATGGACCAAGGACGGGCTGTGGCGGCGGCTGCACCAGGCCGTCCTGGACGAACTCGGCGCCCGCGGCGAGGTGGACTGGACCTCGGTGATCGTGGACGCCGCCTCCGTCCGGGCGAAAAAGGGGATCGCTGACCGGGCGCAATCCGGTCGACCGGGGCAAGAAGGGCAGCAGCTCTCACGTCCTGTCCGACGCCCAGGGCCTCCCTCTCGCCCTTGGCGTCTCGGGGCGAACGTCCATGACAGCCAGGCACTCCTGCCGCTGGTGCTGGGCATCCCCGCCGTCCGTTCCCGGCGCGGCCCTCGCAGACGCAGCCCCGGCAGGCTTCGCGCGGACAAGGCGTACCACTCCGCCGAGAGGCTGAGGTGGCTGCGTGAACGGGGCATCGTCCCGCGCATCGCCCGACCCGGCATCGAGTCCGGCGAGCGTCTCGGCCGGCACCGCTGGAAGATCGAACGGACGATCTCCTGGCTCTTCGTTCGGCTACCGCCGCCTCACCCGCCCGCTACTGAGCGCAAAGGCAGCCACTTCCTGGCCTTCCTCGGGCTCGCAGCGGTCCTGACCTGCTGA
- a CDS encoding Fur family transcriptional regulator, with protein MRLKRRGLRCTAGRVRLLTLLSASERHLSPAEACEELARSGHAVNTTTVYRALDALTAVGLIHAVHGPGPARYGITGEPHHHTVCRECGSVAGLSSRHLTEAVGRIQELRGLRPNPDGVLLIYGRCTHCST; from the coding sequence GTGCGGCTGAAGCGGCGCGGGTTGCGCTGCACTGCGGGCCGAGTCCGTTTACTGACCCTGCTGTCCGCTTCCGAACGCCATCTCTCCCCGGCCGAAGCCTGCGAGGAACTGGCTCGGTCCGGGCATGCCGTGAACACCACCACCGTCTATCGCGCGTTGGACGCACTGACAGCCGTGGGCCTCATCCACGCGGTGCACGGTCCGGGCCCGGCGCGCTACGGCATCACCGGAGAACCGCACCACCACACCGTGTGCCGAGAGTGCGGCAGCGTCGCAGGCCTGTCGAGTCGGCATTTGACCGAGGCGGTGGGCAGGATCCAGGAGCTGAGGGGTCTGCGGCCCAACCCTGATGGGGTGCTTCTCATCTACGGGCGGTGCACTCACTGCAGCACCTGA